A genomic stretch from Kwoniella europaea PYCC6329 chromosome 2, complete sequence includes:
- a CDS encoding UV excision repair protein Rad23 — MVKITFKTVQNKLFTVEAEGSETVGDLKKKIQETQTFPPENQKLIYSGKILNDTATVESLKIKEKDFLVVMVSKPKAAPAASSSTPAPAAPAPSTETTSAPAAAPVPATEPAPAPTTEAPAAAPPAEESSTAVESGLGSGFLTGSALQAATDSMVEMGFERDLVIRALRASFNNPDRAVEYLMSGNIPQIEGMGQGGGQPQAAPAPAPPAPSAPAAPPAESTQPAQPAAPAQPPAQQTSGPAGSAENLFAAAEAAMNRDRGAPAGGAGGLGGVPGGPAGGAGAGAGGLANAPHLQQIRELVQQNPALIQPLLQQIAASNPQLAQLINENPQALYELLGAGGEGDEEDEGFGGPQVMQVNLTQEEAAAVERLEALGFDRQMVLQAYMLCDKNEELAANFLFDQGEDD, encoded by the exons ATGGTGAAGATCACATTCAAGACCGTACAGAACAAG CTCTTCACGGTGGAAGCGGAGGGATCAGAGACC GTTGGCGATCTTAAGAAGAAAATCCAGGAGACACAGACTTTCCCCCCTGAGAACCAGAAGTTGATCTACTCAG GGAAGATTCTCAATGACACTGCTACAGTTGAATCACTTAAGATCAAAGAAAAGGACTTCTTAGTGGTCATGGTTTCAAAG CCCAAGGCCGCTCCTGCtgcttcctcatctaccccAGCTCCCGCCGCTCCAGCACCATCAACTGAGACTACATCCGCTCCTGCTGCCGCCCCCGTTCCCGCTACTGAACCTGCTCCAGCACCTACAACAGAGGCACCTGCTGCTGCACCACCTGCTGAGGAGAGTTCGACCGCTGTTGAATCAGGACTTGGAAGTGGTTTTC TTACCGGATCAGCATTGCAAGCTGCTACTGATTCAATGGTGGAAATGGGTTTCGAACGTGATTTGGTGATTAGAGCTTTAAGAGCTAGTTTCAATAATCCTGATAGAGCCGTGGAGTACCTCATGAGT GGAAATATTCCTCAGATTGAAGGAATGGGCCAAGGCGgtggtcaacctcaagct GCTCCTGCTCCAGCT CCTCCTGCCCCTTCTGCTCCGGCCGCTCCCCCTGCAGAATCAACACAGCCTGCCCAACCTGCTGCTCCAGCTCAACCGCCGGCTCAACAGACCTCCGGTCCCGCTGGAAGTGCCGAGAATCTTTTTGCT GCCGCTGAAGCTGCTA TGAACCGTGATCGAGGTGCGCCAGCCGGTGGTGCAGGCGGACTGGGTGGTGTTCCTGGAGGTCCTGctggaggtgcaggtgcaggtgcaggtggattAGCCAATGCACCTCATTTACAGCAGATTCGAGAG CTGGTTCAACAAAATCCTGCCCTCATTCAACCCTTGTTACAACAAATTGCCGCGTCGAATCCGCAACTCGCCCAATTGATCAACGAGAACCCTCAAGCGCTCTATGAGTTGCTTGGAgctggtggagaaggtgacgaagaggatgaaggatttggTGGACCCCAGGTCATGCAGGTTAACTTGACtcaggaagaagctgctgctgtCGAGAGG CTCGAAGCACTTGGCTTCGACCGTCAAATGGTGTTACAAGCGTATATGCTTTGTGACAAGAACGAAGAGCTCGCTGCTAACTTCCTGTtcgatcaaggagaagatgattag
- a CDS encoding ATP-dependent RNA helicase eIF4A, whose translation MSDPKTETEGGLEMNGDLIESNWNQVVDNFDNMDLKGDLLRGVYAYGFERPSAIQQRAIMPIITGRDCIAQAQSGTGKTATFSISILQRIDTTVKKTQALILAPTRELAQQIQKVVIALGDYLNVDCHACVGGTAVREDMAKLAEGPHVVVGTPGRVFDMINRGALKSDAVKMFCLDEADEMLSTGFKDSIYDIFQLLPAETQVVLLSATMPPEVLEVTKKFMRDPIRILVKKDELTLEGIRQFYIAVEKEEWKLDTLCDLYETVTITQAVIFCSTRRKVDWLTQKLHEREFTVSAMHGDMDQAQREVIMKEFRSGSSRVLIATDLLARGIDVQQVSLVINYDLPASKENYIHRIGRGGRFGRKGVAINFVTQDDVKMLREIETYYNTQVDEMPLNVADLI comes from the exons ATGTCCGA CCCTAAAACCGAGACCGAAGGTGGTCTTGAAATGAACGgtgatctcatcgaatcCAACTGGAACCAAGTTGTCGACAA CTTCGACAACATGGACCTCAAAGGTGACCTCCTCCGAGGTGTTTACGCCTACGGTTTCGAGAGACCTTCCGCCATTCAACAAAGAGCTATCATGCCTATCATTACTGGCCGAGACTGTAtcgctcaagctcaatcaggTACCGGTAAAACCGCTActttctccatctccattcttcaacga ATCGACACCACTGTTAAGAAGACTCAAGCTTTGATCCTTGCTCCTACCCGAGAACTCGCCCAACAAATCCAAAAGGTCGTTATTGCTCTCGGTGATTACCTCAACGTAGACTGTCACGCCTGTGTTGGTGGTACCGCCGTTCGAGAAGATATGGCCAAGCTCGCCGAGGGACCTCACGTCGTCGTCGGTACCCCCGGTCGAGTCTTCGACATGATCAACCGAGGTGCCCTCAAATCAGATGCCGTCAAGATGTTCTGTCTCGATGAAGCCGATGAAATGCTTTCTACCGGATTTAAAGACTCCATCTACgacatcttccaacttctccCTGCTGAGACTCAAGTCGTCCTCCTTTCCGCTACCATGCCCCCTGAAGTTCTTGAGGTCACCAAGAAGTTCATGAGAGACCCTATCCGAATCTtggtaaagaaggatgaacTTACCCTCGAAGGTATCAGACAATTCT ACATTGCCgttgagaaggaagaatggaaaCTCGACACTCTCTGTGATCTTTACGAAACCGTTACCATCACCCAAGCCGTAATCTTCTGTTCTACTCGAAGAAAGGTCGACTGGTTGACTCAAAAACTTCACGAGAGAGAATTCACCGTATCTGCCATGCACGGTGATATGGACCAAGCTCAACGAGAGGTCATCATGAAGGAATTCAGATCAGGTTCTTCCCGAGTCTTGATCGCCACTGACTTGCTCGCTCGAGGTATCGATGTTCAACAAGTTTCTTTGGTCATCAAC TACGATCTCCCAGCTTCCAAAGAAAACTATATCCACAGAATCGGTAGAGGTGGTCGATTCGGTAGAAAAGGTGTGGCCATCAACTTTGTCACTCAAGATGACGTCAAGATGCTCAGAGAAATTGAAACTTACTACAACACtcaagttgatgagatgCCTCTCAACGTAGCTGATCTTATTTAA